A single Chlamydia suis DNA region contains:
- a CDS encoding IncA family protein, which translates to MVNIALGASNGVNVSRETLPSSIVGERDNSASTCCHKVGVVAALILGLLIAAGGAVMLALLCACSPLPLFCAGVVLVALGAVILGIGIANVCSFCFRARGIEVQKQRLLQQEEELADLQKKLSEAQSDVEKLIEDKIAAQQTSAEVVQSLSGAIEDLTVKCQDATLESQAKQRLLEGKISALRERCKILEGSREDARTLLEETKQELVARLGVLEEKYYNSLATRKALRLDLEETQAYAANLEETRDRLLVQVEFLQEEAKKLPKRDRMIEELKTMISQYEHICEERGDWIRALKSANQALLEESRNLVEQVQLYKEWCEGNDTEDSSSSPVGIASEGSDDENEEQDHFDYGAQV; encoded by the coding sequence ATGGTGAATATAGCGTTAGGAGCTTCTAATGGAGTCAATGTGTCTAGAGAGACTCTGCCATCATCGATCGTGGGGGAAAGAGATAATAGCGCGTCCACATGTTGTCACAAAGTTGGCGTTGTTGCTGCGTTGATTTTGGGACTTTTAATAGCTGCTGGAGGGGCGGTTATGTTGGCTTTGTTGTGTGCTTGCTCTCCTCTGCCTTTGTTTTGTGCTGGAGTTGTTCTGGTTGCTTTAGGGGCTGTTATTTTAGGTATTGGGATCGCGAATGTTTGCAGTTTTTGTTTTAGAGCTAGAGGAATAGAAGTTCAAAAACAGCGTCTTTTACAGCAGGAAGAGGAGCTTGCCGATCTGCAGAAAAAACTATCAGAGGCCCAATCTGACGTGGAAAAATTAATAGAAGATAAGATCGCTGCACAGCAAACAAGCGCGGAGGTTGTTCAGTCCTTATCAGGCGCTATTGAAGACCTGACTGTAAAATGCCAAGATGCAACATTAGAAAGCCAGGCTAAGCAGAGGCTTTTAGAGGGAAAGATCTCTGCTTTAAGGGAAAGATGCAAGATTCTAGAAGGTAGCAGAGAAGATGCTCGAACTCTTCTTGAAGAAACTAAACAAGAACTAGTTGCTCGTCTGGGTGTTTTGGAAGAGAAATACTATAATAGTCTTGCAACCAGAAAAGCTTTGCGTTTGGACTTAGAAGAAACGCAGGCATATGCTGCAAACCTTGAAGAAACTCGTGACAGGCTTTTAGTACAAGTTGAGTTCCTTCAAGAAGAAGCAAAAAAGTTGCCTAAAAGAGACCGGATGATTGAAGAGCTTAAGACAATGATTTCTCAATATGAGCACATTTGTGAGGAGCGAGGAGATTGGATCCGAGCATTAAAATCTGCCAATCAAGCGCTTTTAGAAGAGTCTAGGAACTTGGTGGAGCAGGTTCAGTTGTATAAGGAATGGTGTGAAGGAAACGATACAGAAGATTCGTCCTCAAGCCCGG